Proteins encoded in a region of the Deinococcus aerius genome:
- the nuoI gene encoding NADH-quinone oxidoreductase subunit NuoI produces MGVLEIAKGMGVTLGKLFQKPVTVSYPEQRATLQPRFRGRHVLTRHPGTGLEKCIGCSLCAAVCPAYAIYVEAAENDPQNPTSPGERYAKVYEINMLRCIFCGLCEEACPTGAVVLGNEFEMADYRYRDLVYGKEDMLVGVEGSLPQRREAARTGKPVRLGFQVPQGPRQELEGVEYPR; encoded by the coding sequence ATGGGCGTTCTTGAAATCGCCAAGGGCATGGGCGTCACGCTCGGGAAGCTCTTTCAGAAGCCGGTGACGGTGAGCTACCCCGAGCAGCGCGCGACCCTGCAACCCCGCTTCCGCGGGCGGCACGTCCTGACCCGCCACCCGGGCACCGGCCTGGAGAAGTGCATCGGCTGCTCGCTGTGCGCCGCCGTGTGCCCCGCCTACGCGATCTACGTGGAGGCCGCCGAGAACGACCCGCAGAACCCCACCAGCCCCGGCGAGCGGTACGCGAAGGTCTACGAGATCAACATGCTGCGCTGCATCTTCTGCGGCCTGTGCGAGGAAGCCTGCCCGACCGGCGCCGTGGTCCTCGGCAACGAGTTCGAGATGGCGGACTACCGTTACCGCGACCTCGTGTACGGCAAGGAGGACATGCTCGTCGGGGTGGAGGGCTCGCTGCCCCAGCGCCGGGAAGCTGCACGCACGGGCAAACCTGTGCGGCTGGGCTTCCAAGTGCCGCAGGGCCCGCGCCAGGAACTGGAGGGGGTGGAGTACCCGAGATGA
- the nuoH gene encoding NADH-quinone oxidoreductase subunit NuoH, with amino-acid sequence MPEWLVQLLITLLKGVLVAFALLTTFAYMTLIERRLLARMQIRLGPNRVGPMGLLQPLADAIKSIFKEDVSVTLADKLVYTLAPIVAIGMALTAFGGIPAGPAGSLFGADPWVYNLDAGILALLAITSMGVYGIFLGGWASGSKYPILGGLRSSAQMISYELGMGLSILGLLMLVGSTNFVRIVEWQAVSGWLILFQSLGFALFLVSSFAETNRTPFDLPEAEQEIVAGYLTEYSAIKWALFQMAEYVNMITASAVMATLFFGGYRGPVFLEGLIPGISGWPIIWLVVKIAFFLFMFIWVRATLPRLRYDQLMRFGWKLLLPVALANTLLTAAYLAFARGSGLWLLGLLSLGGLVLLLALSDRVRALWNTPTQRREGEAAPVRTVGGD; translated from the coding sequence CTCCTCGCCCGGATGCAGATTCGCCTGGGGCCGAACCGGGTGGGGCCTATGGGTCTGCTCCAGCCCCTCGCGGACGCGATCAAGAGCATCTTCAAGGAGGATGTGAGCGTCACGCTCGCGGACAAGCTGGTGTACACGCTCGCGCCCATCGTCGCCATCGGGATGGCGCTGACAGCGTTCGGCGGCATTCCCGCTGGTCCCGCCGGGTCCCTCTTCGGGGCCGACCCCTGGGTGTACAACCTCGACGCCGGAATCCTCGCGCTGCTGGCGATCACCTCGATGGGCGTGTACGGCATCTTCCTGGGCGGCTGGGCGTCGGGGTCCAAGTACCCCATCCTGGGCGGCCTGCGGTCGAGCGCGCAGATGATCTCCTACGAACTCGGCATGGGCCTGAGCATCCTGGGCCTGCTCATGCTGGTGGGGAGCACCAACTTCGTGCGGATCGTGGAGTGGCAGGCGGTGAGCGGCTGGCTGATCCTCTTCCAGTCGCTGGGCTTCGCGCTCTTCCTGGTCTCCTCCTTTGCCGAGACGAACCGCACGCCCTTCGACCTGCCCGAGGCCGAGCAGGAGATCGTGGCCGGATACCTGACCGAGTATTCGGCGATCAAGTGGGCGCTTTTCCAGATGGCGGAGTACGTCAACATGATCACCGCCTCGGCCGTGATGGCGACGCTGTTCTTCGGCGGCTACCGGGGGCCGGTGTTCCTGGAGGGCCTGATTCCCGGCATTTCCGGCTGGCCGATCATCTGGCTGGTCGTCAAGATCGCCTTCTTCCTCTTCATGTTCATCTGGGTGCGCGCCACGCTGCCCCGGCTGCGCTACGACCAGCTCATGCGCTTCGGCTGGAAGCTGCTCCTGCCCGTCGCGCTCGCCAACACGCTGCTCACCGCCGCTTACCTGGCGTTCGCGCGGGGCAGTGGGCTGTGGCTCCTCGGCCTGCTCAGCCTCGGCGGGCTCGTGCTGCTTCTCGCCCTGAGTGACCGCGTGCGCGCGCTGTGGAACACGCCGACGCAGCGGCGCGAGGGAGAGGCAGCGCCCGTCCGCACGGTGGGGGGCGACTGA